The proteins below come from a single Papaver somniferum cultivar HN1 chromosome 11, ASM357369v1, whole genome shotgun sequence genomic window:
- the LOC113321420 gene encoding E3 ubiquitin-protein ligase SGR9, amyloplastic-like — translation METDHYYQSSSETIMASLLTLTPTQFSYLSHTLSSDFHIQTHRLYSLLSSPLRFAHTLQFLQTLSLHDKTLLIARYLQRTLKQLTNTWETETHASPNTGYSYSIRLRLREYDAVSLLLLLCEVYQYNSQFLQTYSLMEWHEILNDYVFNNTLMSISGMGFSCTSLVLCPYIDNVIKCKRFLDTMMSCSVGHNKPVVAAASALAVVSLRSVQVSNENNGVDPVSCVICKEEMKQGRDVCEMPCKHLFHWICILPWLKKRNTCPCCRYQMPTEDVFGEIDRLWGVLINKDCCRLRN, via the coding sequence ATGGAAACGGATCACTACTACCAGAGCTCAAGTGAAACGATCATGGCTTCATTGCTAACTCTAACACCAACTCAATTCTCTTATCTCTCCCATACTCTCTCTTCAGACTTCCATATTCAGACACACCGTCTTTATTCGCTCCTATCTTCGCCACTCCGTTTCGCACACACTCTCCAGTTCCTTCAAACTCTTTCTCTCCATGATAAAACCTTGCTCATAGCACGTTACCTCCAACGAACACTGAAACAGCTCACTAACACTTGGGAAACCGAAACACATGCTTCTCCAAACACGGGTTATTCTTATTCGATTCGATTAAGGTTAAGAGAATACGACGCCGTTTCATTGCTCTTGCTACTTTGTGAAGTGTATCAATACAATTCTCAATTTCTACAGACGTATTCATTGATGGAATGGCATGAAATCCTCAACGATTACGTGTTTAACAACACTTTAATGAGTATTTCCGGCATGGGTTTCTCATGTACAAGTCTAGTCTTATGTCCTTATATTGATAATGTGATCAAATGTAAGAGATTTCTTGATACTATGATGAGTTGCAGCGTTGGTCATAACAAACCGGTTGTTGCGGCCGCATCGGCATTGGCAGTCGTTTCGTTAAGATCAGTGCAAGTTAGTAATGAAAATAATGGGGTTGATCCTGTTTCCTGTGTAATATGTAAAGAAGAAATGAAACAAGGAAGAGATGTTTGTGAAATGCCATGCAAGCATTTATTTCACTGGATTTGTATATTGCCATGGTTGAAGAAGAGAAATACTTGTCCTTGTTGTAGATATCAGATGCCAACAGAAGATGTTTTTGGTGAGATTGATAGGTTATGGGGTGTTCTGATCAACAAAGATTGTTGCAGATTAAGGAATTGA